From the genome of Candidatus Hydrogenedentota bacterium, one region includes:
- a CDS encoding sigma 54-interacting transcriptional regulator: MKRDTYHLIVRSGPQKGNSWTIAQERLVIGRDTDCDVIIADALVSRHHCEVWQTDNDVFVRDLGSRNCTLVNGRPIDSTQLNVGDEICVGNLSFILSRRLLEPQSGVSAAPTGQTQRLMESRTIYPTEATPHPLDQGLPRNISDLAHLFQVSRQFSTVESVAELLRLFEMGIRERFAPNAVWVALCSDDQLEFVERPDDQKRRAIQGVETRMRRCLADRRGSIVSRRPGAGAAPESVSGMVAPIYIGQHTIGAIEIASSPGMPDYEESDLEYLLALCHAVAPFFGSIERRRHLEQQLEQMRSEHQKTLRMVGSSEALQQLFYLIGLVAKTGQTVLILGETGTGKELVANLIHEMSDRADAPFVAVNCAAIPSELFESELFGHERGAFTGAIERKIGLFEQSRGGTILLDEIGDLSLNHQARILRVIETGQFRRVGAAEETRVDLRVLAATNRDLNTAVASGAFRSDLHYRLRVLEVRVPPLREHAEDIPELAEYFLEGARRETKRPVRGFAPKALDYLKRHDWPGNVRELKHVIDAAVVLTQGECVEAKTVKYLIGRSLPDDAPLSLAEMECRHIQNVLSYCNGNVPEAARILGIGRSTLYEKLNLQKRDY, from the coding sequence GTGAAAAGGGATACGTATCACCTTATTGTCCGGTCCGGTCCGCAAAAGGGCAATTCCTGGACCATCGCGCAAGAGCGTCTCGTGATCGGGCGCGACACCGATTGCGATGTGATCATCGCCGATGCGCTGGTATCGCGCCATCATTGTGAGGTCTGGCAGACGGACAATGATGTCTTCGTGCGGGACTTGGGCAGCCGCAACTGCACGCTCGTCAATGGCCGCCCTATTGACAGCACCCAGCTCAATGTGGGCGACGAGATTTGCGTGGGCAATCTGAGTTTCATCCTTTCGCGCCGCCTGCTCGAACCGCAGTCCGGGGTCAGCGCCGCCCCGACGGGCCAGACCCAGCGGCTGATGGAGAGCCGGACCATCTACCCCACGGAGGCCACGCCGCATCCGTTGGACCAAGGCCTGCCTCGCAACATCTCGGATCTCGCCCACTTGTTCCAGGTCAGCCGCCAGTTCAGCACCGTGGAGTCCGTGGCTGAATTATTGCGGCTGTTCGAAATGGGGATTCGGGAACGGTTCGCGCCCAACGCCGTCTGGGTGGCGCTCTGCAGCGATGACCAACTTGAATTCGTGGAGCGGCCGGACGACCAGAAACGCCGCGCGATACAAGGCGTGGAGACCCGGATGCGCAGGTGTCTCGCCGACCGCCGCGGCTCCATCGTTTCGCGGCGGCCCGGGGCTGGCGCCGCGCCGGAATCCGTTTCCGGCATGGTCGCGCCCATTTACATCGGCCAGCACACCATCGGCGCCATAGAGATCGCGAGCAGCCCCGGCATGCCTGATTACGAGGAATCCGACCTGGAATACCTGCTCGCGCTCTGCCACGCCGTCGCGCCCTTTTTCGGCTCTATCGAACGCCGTCGGCATCTCGAGCAGCAACTCGAACAGATGCGCAGCGAACATCAGAAAACCTTGCGCATGGTGGGTTCGAGCGAAGCGCTCCAGCAATTGTTCTATCTCATCGGGCTGGTGGCGAAGACCGGCCAGACTGTGCTCATCTTGGGCGAGACCGGTACGGGCAAGGAGCTGGTGGCGAATCTCATCCACGAGATGTCGGACCGCGCGGACGCGCCGTTCGTTGCGGTCAATTGCGCCGCGATCCCGTCCGAATTGTTTGAAAGTGAACTGTTCGGCCACGAGAGAGGCGCGTTCACCGGCGCGATTGAACGGAAGATCGGCCTCTTCGAGCAGAGCCGGGGCGGCACCATCCTACTGGACGAAATCGGCGACCTCAGCCTCAACCACCAGGCCCGCATTCTGCGGGTCATCGAGACCGGCCAGTTCCGGCGTGTGGGCGCGGCCGAGGAGACCCGAGTCGACCTGCGCGTGCTCGCCGCCACCAATCGCGATCTCAATACGGCCGTCGCGTCTGGCGCCTTTCGAAGCGACCTTCACTACAGGCTGCGTGTCCTAGAGGTGCGCGTGCCGCCGTTGCGCGAACACGCCGAAGATATCCCCGAACTGGCGGAATATTTCCTCGAAGGGGCACGGCGGGAAACGAAACGGCCCGTGCGCGGGTTCGCCCCCAAGGCCTTGGACTACCTCAAGCGCCATGACTGGCCGGGCAACGTCCGGGAACTCAAGCACGTCATCGATGCCGCCGTCGTGCTCACGCAGGGAGAATGTGTGGAGGCGAAAACCGTCAAGTACCTGATCGGTCGCTCGCTGCCCGACGATGCGCCCCTGTCGCTCGCCGAGATGGAGTGCCGCCACATTCAAAACGTGCTGAGTTACTGCAACGGCAACGTGCCCGAGGCGGCGCGCATCCTTGGCATCGGGCGCAGCACCCTTTATGAAAAGCTGAACCTGCAGAAGCGCGATTATTGA
- a CDS encoding sodium/solute symporter (Members of the Solute:Sodium Symporter (SSS), TC 2.A.21 as described in tcdb.org, catalyze solute:Na+ symport. Known solutes for members of the family include sugars, amino acids, nucleosides, inositols, vitamins, urea or anions, depending on the system.), whose product MRAIDIVVLVAYFGAMSFMGVYFTRKSGTTEGYFVGNRSYPGWLIGISLFGATISSITFVAYPADAFRTSYLRLLLCFMLPVGVLIASRFFVPFFRRGKITSAFQYLEARYGPKTRVYAASVFIVAQCLRISMIQFLVAMLLHEMTGMSVMACILVGGAITAFYTVRGGIEAVIWTDFVQSIILTGGGLLILGVILYRLPGGLGQVLSMGAADHKFMFGDLDPAENVLRPAPLGFSLSEKTVVMMLLVGLFQWLAEYSSNQEVVQKYCAARTAQDARRAMWICCLFCVPTWAYFMFLGTCLYVFYKVFPDAQAQAMLSGVIKAEGILPHFVATELPAGLSGIVAAAVLAAAMSSMSSAMNSISAVSITDIYRRHIAPDRDDRHYVRAAKAVTLASALIMIGGAAALARSGSRTLQDMSTEFAAILGGGLLGLYMLGFFTTRGDGRAVGAGIALAVAFSALISFAGLGWLPERVTRFLDAHFETYYTGVVGNVLMFLTGYAIAALLPRSRATRERDLTNLTVYTQSSAPLD is encoded by the coding sequence TTCTGGTCGCCTATTTCGGCGCCATGTCGTTCATGGGCGTCTATTTCACGCGGAAATCCGGCACGACGGAGGGGTATTTCGTCGGAAACCGCTCGTATCCGGGATGGCTTATCGGCATTTCGCTTTTCGGCGCGACAATCAGCTCGATCACGTTTGTGGCCTATCCGGCGGATGCGTTCCGCACCTCGTATCTGCGCCTGCTGCTCTGTTTCATGCTTCCGGTCGGCGTGCTTATCGCGTCGCGGTTCTTCGTGCCCTTCTTCCGGCGCGGAAAAATCACCTCTGCATTCCAATACCTGGAGGCCCGTTATGGCCCCAAGACGCGGGTGTACGCCGCGAGCGTGTTTATCGTGGCCCAATGCCTGCGCATCAGCATGATCCAGTTCCTCGTCGCGATGCTGCTGCACGAGATGACGGGAATGTCCGTCATGGCCTGCATCCTCGTGGGCGGCGCCATAACGGCTTTCTACACCGTGCGCGGCGGCATCGAAGCGGTGATCTGGACGGATTTCGTGCAGTCGATCATTCTGACCGGCGGCGGGTTGCTCATTTTGGGTGTGATCCTCTACCGTCTGCCCGGCGGACTGGGCCAGGTACTCAGCATGGGCGCCGCGGACCACAAGTTCATGTTTGGCGATCTCGACCCCGCGGAGAACGTGTTGCGGCCCGCGCCGCTCGGGTTCTCGCTCTCGGAAAAGACCGTTGTCATGATGCTCCTGGTCGGCCTGTTCCAGTGGCTGGCGGAATACAGCAGCAACCAGGAAGTGGTGCAGAAGTACTGCGCGGCGCGCACGGCCCAGGACGCGCGCCGCGCCATGTGGATATGCTGCCTGTTCTGCGTGCCGACCTGGGCCTATTTCATGTTTCTGGGCACCTGCTTGTATGTCTTCTACAAGGTCTTTCCCGATGCGCAGGCGCAGGCCATGCTGAGCGGCGTCATCAAGGCCGAGGGCATTCTGCCCCATTTTGTCGCCACGGAGCTGCCCGCCGGTCTTTCGGGAATCGTGGCCGCGGCGGTGCTGGCCGCGGCGATGTCTTCCATGTCGTCCGCCATGAATTCCATCAGCGCCGTGAGCATTACGGACATTTACCGCCGCCATATCGCGCCGGACCGGGACGACCGCCATTACGTGCGCGCGGCGAAAGCCGTCACGCTGGCCAGCGCCTTGATTATGATCGGCGGCGCGGCCGCCCTTGCCCGCTCCGGCAGCCGCACACTCCAGGACATGTCTACCGAATTCGCGGCCATTCTCGGCGGCGGCCTGCTCGGCTTGTACATGCTGGGCTTCTTTACCACGCGGGGCGACGGGCGCGCCGTGGGTGCGGGGATTGCGCTGGCGGTGGCGTTCTCCGCGCTGATCTCTTTCGCCGGGCTGGGCTGGCTGCCGGAACGCGTAACGCGGTTCCTTGACGCGCATTTCGAGACCTACTACACGGGTGTCGTGGGCAATGTGCTGATGTTCCTGACCGGGTACGCGATTGCGGCGCTGCTGCCGCGATCTCGCGCGACGCGGGAACGCGACCTGACCAACCTCACCGTCTACACGCAATCCTCCGCACCGCTGGACTGA